GTAACTAACCTGTGTCCTGTGTTTCATATGAAGTGGTTGGACTACCCCAGGAGTCATATTTTTACCATTCCATTTACTTTTGATGTATtgtataatgtctttgtttgttttaatgggATAATCTTGACCACATAGATTAATAACATAATTCCACTGGATCTTGGAATGAACTAGGTCTCTCATGCAGTTAATATCAGCTTGTAATCTTGAAAATCCTGCATaaacaacattttctgtttttgaggaaataaaaatattttcaaagcaattaacaATGTTTTGTACAGCAGCTCTATAATCTTTTGGTGACTTTTCATCAATGTGTATGCAGTAAATATTCTGAGGCATATAAATAGCTCTCAGTAGCTTTACAAACATTTCCAGCTCCTTGTGAATGGTAATAATGTATGCCAATGAGAAATTCCCTTCTTCATCTGACAGTGGTCTTGTGATAAAATGCAGAGTCTTCAAAACCATGGAGCAGTTGCATGAAGTCTGAATGCATttgagtggtttgggttggtaggTATTTTGACAAAGTTTTCCAATTTTTAAGGCAGCAGTTTTTCCTGAGAAGAGAGCTGAACAAAGCTCATCTGGGTAAAACCCACACTCTGCTGTATTTGCGTTAAACTTTTGTCCATTTGACTCTTCAGAAAGCACATCCTTTAGGTAGATAAAAGTGTAGATGAACATACAGACAGCAATGCACAGTAAAAATCCTGATTTTGTAGCATCAAGTGGgttcatcttttattttccgGGTACTGTCTTCTCATCATAGTCTAATTAAGCGTTCAGGTTATCTGAAAGGAAAAGTGAGataaagagagggagagagccTTTTTGACTTTTCAATATATAAGACACATTGGTGATGCATTTATAAATAAAGATTGAGATCGCTCTCTTTCCAGTCACTAAGAGGGACACTGTGCCCATGCTTATGCTGCGGTGTACTCAGCCACTGTAAAGGGGACTTGCATAGCCATGAAGCTGTCCTTTTAGGACAAACAAAACTATCCAAAGAAAGCCAAATGGCTTTTTACACTTTTTATGTGAGAAAGGGCAAGCCTAGCCCATCAGATAGAAGTTTCTCCTCCTTTGAGATGTGTGTGCCCATAGGTGAGTCCAGTACCATTGGTTGATTGAGGTCTAGCTTTGGAGCGGGGAAGATGCGAGTACTGCGTGTTAAGggaaagctgctgctgagatTTCCTTAAGGCCTGGGAAACTTTAAGTTCTGCTAGAGGACCAGAATTCAGTGAATTAAATCAGCAGAAAATttcttaaataaacaaaaggaagaagcaaaaatGTAGTCCACAAAATACATGGGCTTTTGTCCTTATAAAgtcagaaaatgtttctaaCTCTTTGAgagacctttttctttttttttttttttttctctaatatcTTTGCATTAGTGCTTTGGAAAGCAGATTGTGTGGACAACACTCACTTCTTATTTTTAGCATATGTACGTATTGCAAGATAAGTTTAATACTGCCCGTACTAGCATCCAGAGATAACCGTGTAATTTATATCAGTAATggcaaaggatttttttctgttgagatttttttcctatatataCCTTGGTGAAAAGTCAGAAGAACAGGAGTGCAGCAGTCCTGAATCCCACAGCAATTACTTGAAGTCTTTATCCTTGAAGCATTTGGTATAAAACTTTCCAGAGAAAATTCCAGAGCTGGGGGAAGAGTCCACCTACTGCCGTTAAGCTTCGTAGTtaaattaaagattttattttaaagacagttaaatttatcttattttactcatttaatttgtttttaacaaaatttCTATTTCTCCTGTAAATATTTCATGCTTTGCAGCTGTCAACCTCACAAGGTGTTTGTTATTACCTAGGATCAGAGAACAAGCATGTTTTTCTAATGGTAGTTTCTTTATAGGAAGCAGTTAGAAGGCTCTATGTTTTCATTAGGGAGAAGTGgagaatacttttttctttttttagatgAAAATGCAGTATACATCTCTCTTAAAAGCTTGAAAATAAGAGGGCGCTGTAGTTAAAGTAGAAATGAGGCATAAAAtctaaaaagcatttaaaatacataatttgaACCAAGAAAATGCATACTCTGTAATACcacaattttaaaatcttattagGCTGTTGGGAAAGAATGTATTTATCTTACTGTCCTTCCTGGTATGCCCTGGATTTCATGCTGGAAGAATGCCTCTTTTCCACTTACAAATCCACTTTCTGGAATGCTGTGTTAGGTAGAGGGTTCATCCATTTTGCTTCTATGTTCTGTCAGTAGCGCTCTTCAGTCTGCATCGAATGCATAGGCCAGAGAAAAACATTAGGAAATAGGTcccagaagaatattttttcttcacagctcCTAAGGGATGCATTTACTGGGTAAACAAGCTTGATATGAGTCCTTCCTCCATTTGAATGAAAAACTTCAGCAAATAAAAGCCACATCACCTTTTCAATATTAcgtggaaaggaggagaaaaggaacgCCACTTAAAGATGAAGAACAGGATGtttcacagtaaaaattaaatacagcagTGCTGTTGCCTTCTACCAGAGCTGAGAATAGATTTGCGTGAGGACTGTTATGAACCCACTAGCAGAAGGTAGGGAATGAGAGCTTGTGTTCAGGAAGCACTGGTTTTTGTGGACCTGGAGTcagaaaaactgttttattcTGAATAAATAATTACAGGAGAAGCTTTGAGGTTGTTCTGAATTAGTGAATATGGTGAGATCTCTGTGGTGCGTCACAGGGAAGTTTCGTTCTGGACATAAGGATTACACTGAAGACATTGGACAGCTGTAGAAATGTTTGGAACTTTACACATGCTTAGAATATAGAACATCTGTTCATCACAAGTGCTCTTGTCaggcttttttccttaaatacgTGTTTGTGGACAGGCTGCAAAGGATAGTTCCCTAGGGAACCAAGCTAGAACCTCTTTGTTTCATACACTAAAATTGTTATTACCGTTCAAATAATAGCTTCCAGGGTTGTTTCCTATTGTTAAGTGTTTTCTATGGACTTTAGCTATTGAACTGCGTGGCATCTAGAAGATGTATTTTAAGTGGAAGCATTGAAGTGTATGAAGACTCCAGTATTAGGTAAGAAGAGACAATCCCTTCTCCAGTGATAACATTTCTGAAGGGTGACTGAATAATGAAGCCTTGCCTACGAGAACATAATTTGACATCTTTCGGCCTCAGGACATATTACAAAATGAAAGCATTGGCTTTCTGCTAGTGTTTTACCAGATTTAGAGCTAGAATTGTAGCTGTTAGACCCATTGTGTATGAAATTTGCCAGTTAGAAGACATGCCCCTATGCTATTGTCTGCTGTGGAAGACTATGCTACCGTATTTCCTCCTACCCTTGAAGAGTGAGATGTCGATCTGCTGCCCAGGCATCACCCAGTCTGTGCCTGTCTTGCCTGCCTTTTGTTATGCAAGAGTGCAATTTCAGGTATTGTCATCAGAACCTCTCTCTGATGCTCAACCTTTCCTACATTGTGGAAAGGTTTTCTAAATCTGGAGGGTGAAGttatcataatttttaaaagtgctgAGAGTAATGTTTgacattcttaaaaaaatgtgtttgtagGGATTTTCAAGCACCTTTATGGCTGCCTTTATGGATAGTATTTAACAGAAAATCGTGGTTTTAAGCCTAAACTCCTCCACCTCAATTATAAAGGTGAACTCTAGAGGAAAGTGGGATTATGTTTATGCCTGAAAATAAGCCTGTGAAATATCATCTCAGTTCATCAAGATCCCATTAGCTATATTGCTGTGCATTTTGTAGTAAAAAAATCATTGTACAATTCACTGTTTCTTCCTGCCATAGGATTTTGGACTGCATCATTGCACTTCTACATACTGTTTTGTCTGTACTCTTTgcattaatttaatattaatattagaTAAAATCCAGTTCTTATGCCTTTGTAATTCAGCGAAGCAAAAAATTTAAGAATACTTAGCCTTTTATTAAAAAGGTTAAAATGCATTAACTCCTTATTTCCAAATCTTTTAACATCTGTGAAGTGTTTATGCAAGCAGTTCTGTAGACATTTTGATAAGCAAGTGAATACTCAGTCCTCTAAAAACTTAATGTTAAAATCAGtgcttttactgcttttttactttatgttgctttttccTGAAGCCTGGGTCAGTGTGCTGAGTCTGCTGCTGTGTTGTGACATGCatcaagtaaaagaaaaaatccttcatCAAACCAAATTAATACTGTGTTAGGAATTTTACATCATTCTTACTTGAAAATATTACGTCAGTATTTACTGACAAACATTAAACAGGTTTATGGAAATTTACCTGTTCATCCTTGgtatttctgtctgttttcctggtttgggatttgggtttttgtttttttctattgctGTGCTGTAGTTGACCTCATagcaatttaaaacaaatactatGAAAGCTATTTTAAGTTATTGGGCCATAAGAAAATTAACTGCTTTCTACAGAGCAAAACAAGTATCATTTGTATTGTGATTTTTATGATACAAACATCACTCCCTAGGCTTCCACCCTACTGTATATCTAGGACAAAGTGCGGGGGAAATTAACCTTATTGCAGATTTGAGTATTTTCTGAAGTGGAATGGtctttctgaagtgaaaatatttgtcacttcacaaaaataaaatatattatgttCTAATAAAGGAAAAGGTAACACCTGAAGTCCTGCAATCTAATTTATTCAGTCTTACCTTGTACAAAATTAGCCAGGAGACGGCagcataatgaaaataaagagagtCCCGTTGTCCTTCAGCAGAATTCAGACAGCGTTCTTCATTCTGTCGCTTGTGTGGAGGTCCCGCGTAAGTGAAAGGGGTTAAACATTAACAcgaatgttttcatttaaggTTTCATCTGGCTTCCCGCAATGCTTAGCGTATTTATTCTGCAGCAATGCTGTTTAGCTTCAGAAACGTCCTCTGCTTCACAATGAAGAGACTAAACTTGCGCTTCTCCAAATTTATGTGCCCCTCTTTCCGAGACAGACTATAATGGACAGAAATCAGACTTTCAAATATGTAGAGTACGTTGCTGCTGTTTATAAATagtgttgctttaccttggagACTTTAACCTCTGCGCTGCTAACAGAGCATGCTGGATGAtgagaactggaaaagaaacgatccctctcctcctcttccccctccctcagTTCTTAACTGTTTGCCTGCTGAAACTTTCCAATTTGTAGCAAATAAGAATGGCAAAGAATTGCCTGTGGTGATTTCCAGTAGCTGGAAGTTGAAAAGGTAACATGCAATACTTCCTTCCAAAAGAGAATGTTTACTGTGTTTACTTTTATAAAGGTTATTGCTGGTTTTAATAAGTAAAAAATTAACAGCTTAAATTTAGTGGAATTAGGAAGCTTTGTGGTTCTAGAAATGGGTAAGAAGGCTGGTGTATTTTAGACATGTTCAGATAAAAAATAGCTTGTTAGTCAGAAATAAATCGAGAAAACCTCAAATCAAGTTTAGGCAGGGTTTGCAGGtatgacagacagaaaattatcTCGGACGTTAAGGGAAGCTCTGTAAATAGAGGCAGTGAGGGAAACCCTGTGCTGTCATGAAACTGGCATCTGCTCCAGAAGACCTTAATCTGAAGGAACAATCTTTCTGAATTTGCAAAACTGCAAAATTTCTTTCCACTTTTTATCTCAGCACTTCAAAATGTTGAGCTAaaaatctgtcctttttttcattaatggGTAGTGAGCTTCttaaaaaatcagaactgaAGCTTTGCATCCAACAGTACTGACAGGTAAAAAATGTTTGCACATGTATGATGCAACAACAGATCATACCAACTGCACTTACTGGAACCTAGGAAGGTAGGATTGGTTCTATGCCTATAGCTTGCTGTAGTTGTAGTATATTTGGAAGGGTATGGTCTCTGTAATATAATCTGACTGTTgtcatagcaaaaaaaaatctgtttcattgACTGGAAAAAGGACACTGTCTTATTTCCCCGTTccttgtaaataattttaattttagacCAGTTCCACCTGTGTTATCCACATGGGAACCtggatttgtttgctttttcaaaatgCAGTGTTTATTGAGAGTCCTTTGGTATAAAGTTCTGCTTGGAGCAAATGATCAGTTACTTTtgtatgctttaaaaaattattgcagTAATTACTTTTGAAGTCACTGGCCTGTAAGAGGGTGTTGGTATTTCATGCTGTATTTGGAGAATACCCCACTAGAAGTGAATGCGTGGAGCTTCATTAGAACCAAAGCAGCTGCCAGTAGCTCCTGCCTCAGTATGAGGACTGatttgaggtgttcaaggccaggttggatgaggctttgagcaacctggttgAGTGGAaattgtccctgcccatggcaggggggttggaacatgatgatctttaaggtcctttccaacccaaactattctgtgattctgtgattctttactTTCTAGATTTCTCACTTGCAAGTGTCTGAGATCATAGCAAGCTGGTATTTTTAACACTAGCTCATTGAGTAACAATGGAAAAAATTGGGCTTCTCTTGCCCATTTCTTTTATGTGACTTATTATTCAGCCTCTCTTACTAAATTTGCATCTCTTTCATAATATCATTGACCACTTTTTAAACTGCGTTCACCACTTGAGCAGACTGCAGTCATTGTCAGAGTACTGTCCGTATGTCCTTTCATCTGTTTAATTTGTACTGGAAATACATGAGTAACCTTTCTACACCTTTgtttagaaaacagaacagtaaTGACAAAGGTAGGATTATAAACTAATCTTGCAGATTAACAGGAAGCTTTTGGATTTaacaaaataacaacaaaaaaaaaagacaaatcgAGTTATTTGAGAAAAGAAACCATCATAGTTAATGTGCTGGCTTCACCAGATGATTGAAGATGTGTGCAGAGAAACTTCTGTGTCTACAACCAGCAAACAAATGTGGAATTACCTGAAGCACCACACATGCATTATCCAAATTAATTTATAAATGTACTTTGAAACTTGGCAGCGTTTAATAAATCAGATGAAGGATGATGAGTAGGCAAGGCTGGGTTAATGAGTAATGCtgcttttattatctttttttttcctgtagtagtaataatagtagtagtagtagtaataataataataataatgcagaAAGCACAAACAGGGCAGGGTTTCCTGCCTAGCTGTTGGGTAGAAAAACTCCCTGGTGCTGTCTGTTCTACATGCAGAGGAATAACACATTAAATGTTGTTCCTACTCAGTGTAAAGGAACTGCTCCTATCAGTTGTTATTTCTTATATTACTAAGTTGAAAGACAAATTCTAGAGCAGAGTGGCATAACAGTTGGATCTTAATCAAAtgcatttagaaagaaaaatcagaaagttctttagtgttttggtttttagcTGTGAGGTTCAGAAAACGGACAAGATTCTAGGGCTGCTTTGTTTATTCGGGTCACTACATTTTATGCTAGTAAAACAAGAAGATATGCAATGGGACCTTTTCTTTAAAGGACACTGCTTAATgaaattctttcagaatttgCTGTGCAGATTGATATGTGAGCTGCTTGTAAATGTGGTTATCTAAAGGTCACACTTCACTAGCAAGATGAgtatttattctcctttttttgaaGAGGGATGCTGTCAATCGGTATTATTTTGTTCAATGGTAAAAACAACTGAGATTCTCCCTTTTATGTTTTAGGTGAGAAGATGTGTTAGACTGTACTAAAATAGAAAGCTATTGGAAAAGACACagtgggaaagggaaggatTGGAGACCTCCTTGGAAAGCTTGAACACAGTATTAATTCTAGCAAAGATTCAGCAgcataaaaatactgaaaaaaaaatagttttgtcttttttgattttttttcttgcagtgtgGTGTTGCCTTTCAAGAGGAAGATGTGATTATCCTTAATGGTAGTAAAGAAGATGTGGAAGTATTGAAGAAAAGAATGGAGGATAGAAGGCTTAAAAGTAAATTAGAAAAGGTAATCTCTTTATCAAAATTGAAAGAGTTCTTATCTGTAACGTAACCTGCTCTTGGACTGCATAGCTTTTTCTGCTAATCTTTCTGCAGCCTGGAGGATTTACTCAGTAAACACTGTTGTACTTCAGTAGGACTTCTAAAAGTTATGAGATTGTGTGCGTATTTTTCTAATGGCATATTGAAGTTGTACATACAGAAACTTTCTTTTGATTAGCAGGCAGTGCTAGAGTTTGTAGTCTGGGGTCTGTTGTCACTGCTGTTCAGACCTCTTCCTCaattccttctttcagctggGAGAGCAGTCTAAGTGGATCTATAGTGTTTGGAGCAGGAAGCACAAACTCCTTTTCATTATACCCATGAGACAAAACATAAGGAAGACTCAGCTTACACTAGcatgaaaaattattcaaaCATCATATTTACCCATGATGAAATACGTATGATGTATATGCATGCAAACATTTACAAACATCTCGTAATTCAGATGCCACATAGTGGAAGGtaacctttctttttaaatccaCCTGTAACAGCAAAGGTGGAAGCACCCTGAGAAGCGATTTTGCCTGT
The DNA window shown above is from Phaenicophaeus curvirostris isolate KB17595 chromosome 18, BPBGC_Pcur_1.0, whole genome shotgun sequence and carries:
- the LOC138728443 gene encoding beta-1,3-galactosyl-O-glycosyl-glycoprotein beta-1,6-N-acetylglucosaminyltransferase 7-like, translating into MNPLDATKSGFLLCIAVCMFIYTFIYLKDVLSEESNGQKFNANTAECGFYPDELCSALFSGKTAALKIGKLCQNTYQPKPLKCIQTSCNCSMVLKTLHFITRPLSDEEGNFSLAYIITIHKELEMFVKLLRAIYMPQNIYCIHIDEKSPKDYRAAVQNIVNCFENIFISSKTENVVYAGFSRLQADINCMRDLVHSKIQWNYVINLCGQDYPIKTNKDIIQYIKSKWNGKNMTPGVVQPLHMKHRTQVSYREYVRSGMSYVYPTKNIKTKPPYNLTIYFGSAYYVLTKEFVEFTLTDARAKDLLEWSRDTYSPDEHYWVTLNRLNDAPGATPNAGWEGHIRAIKWKDQEGTLHKGCKGHYIRDICVYGLGDLQWIIESPHLFANKFEPATYPLVMDCLERRHRLKVLHQAEIPIEEHWRFQEENYFNMKLNV